GCTGGCCCGGCTTCGCGATCCCGACCTGACGCCCGCGCTGGCGTCGATGGTGTTCGTGGCGCGCCCACCGACCGCGACTCCCACCGGCCACTACCTGGGCTGCGTGCATCTACAAAGGCTGCTTCGCGACCCACCATCCGAGCTGGTCGGCGGGCTCGTCGACAGCGACCTGCTCACGCTGTCCCCGGAGACCCAATTAGCCGCGGTCACCCGATATTTCGCTGCGTACAACCTGGTGTGCGGCCCGGTGGTCGACGACCAGAACCACCTGCTGGGCGCGGTGACGGTGGATGACCTGCTTGATCATCTGCTGCCGCATGACTGGCGCGTGGACGTACAGCAACTCGATCCCGCCGGTAGGCCACCACGGACCGGAGATGCCTCGTGAGCACGTCCCAGACGCCGCGGCGGCTGTACACCCCGCGCACCTCGCGCCGGTACACGCCGCGGTTGGACCCAGAGACGGTGGGGCAGTTCACCGAATCCATCGCAAGGTTCTTCGGGACCGGGCGCTACCTGCTGTTGCAGACGATCGTGGTGATCGTGTGGATTGCGATCAACATGATCGCCATCCGCTGGCAGTGGGACCCTTACCCGTTCATCCTGCTCAACCTCGCGTTCTCCACCCAGGCCGCCTATGCCGCACCGCTGATCCTGCTCGCCCAGAACCGGCAGGAGAACCGCGACCGGGTCGCGCTGGAAGAGGATCGTCGCCGCGCGGCACAAACCAAGGCCGACACCGAATATCTTGCCCGCGAACTGGCCGCGCTCCGGCTGTCCATCGGCGAGGTTCCGACCCGCGACTACCTGCGCCACGAACTGGAAAGCCTGCGAACGCTCTTGGCGGACTTGCAGTCGACAAAGGACCGTGCCGAGCGGCGTGGTAAGAAAACCACCTGAGAATCAGCTTTGTGCCATTGCGCTACTCCCGTGACGAGAGTTATGTATGGTGATCTAGTTCACGAAGCTAACAAGTGGTCAGTTTCCCGGCGGCTCACAGAATTTGAGGACGGTCGAGGTGCACATAGGGGGACGCTGGGCTGACAACCCGGCCGCCGCGAAGGTGCGACAGACGGCAGTACGCGTCACACGCACCCCCGTCTTCGGCGTCGCCATGATCTCTCCCCTGATTTTCGCCAGCGCGGTCGGTGCCGCGGCGCCGTCGCTGCACGGAAAGAACCAGCCGCACCGCGCCGCCATCACACCGGTAGCCGCCGTCGGCCCCGCCCCGCACGTCGACCTGTCCGGGCCCACAGTCATCTCCATTCAGCGGGTACCGACCAGCTTCCACGTCGCCGCGGCCACCAGTTCCGCGCCGCCGCCTCCGACCGTCGTGAACACCCCTGGCGCACTGGGGATTCCGATCATGGCCCTGTCGGCCTACCGCAATGCCGAGCAGAAAATGGCATCCGCGCAGCCGAGCTGCGGAGTCAGCTGGAACCTGCTCGCCGGCATCGGACGCATCGAGTCGGGCCACGCCGGTGGCGGTGCCGTCGATGCCCGCGGCACCGCGACCAACCCGATCTACGGTCCCGCCCTGGATGGCACGTTGCCCGGCAACGAGGTCATCATGCAGCGCGACCAGGGCAACCGCGTCACCTACGCCCGCGCCATGGGCCCGATGCAGTTCCTGCCCGGCACCTGGGCCCGCTATGCCGTCGACGGTGATGGTGACGGCATACCCGACCCGCAGAACCTGTTCGACGCCACCCTGGCTGCCGCCCGGTACCTGTGCAGCGGCGGGCTCAACCTGCGCGACCCGCAGCAGGTGATGGCGTCGATCCTGCGCTACAACAACTCCATGTCCTACGCCCAGAACGTCCTGGGCTGGGCCGCCGCCTACGCCACCGGCGTGGTTCCGGTCGACCTGCCGCCGATCACCGGCCCGCCGCCCCCGATCGGCGACGCGCACCTCGAGCACCCGGAAGGCCTCGGGCCGAACCTGCCCCTTAACGTCACCGGCCTGGGCGTCGGCGACCCGATGGGTCAGCACATGCCGCTGATCGACTTCGGGCAGCCGTCGATCATCTCGCAATATCCGACGAACTCCCTGTACCCGAACCCGCAGGCGCCGATGTGGCCGTGGATGCAGCCCGCCCAGGTGCCGCAGC
This genomic stretch from Mycobacterium paragordonae harbors:
- a CDS encoding lytic transglycosylase domain-containing protein; translated protein: MHIGGRWADNPAAAKVRQTAVRVTRTPVFGVAMISPLIFASAVGAAAPSLHGKNQPHRAAITPVAAVGPAPHVDLSGPTVISIQRVPTSFHVAAATSSAPPPPTVVNTPGALGIPIMALSAYRNAEQKMASAQPSCGVSWNLLAGIGRIESGHAGGGAVDARGTATNPIYGPALDGTLPGNEVIMQRDQGNRVTYARAMGPMQFLPGTWARYAVDGDGDGIPDPQNLFDATLAAARYLCSGGLNLRDPQQVMASILRYNNSMSYAQNVLGWAAAYATGVVPVDLPPITGPPPPIGDAHLEHPEGLGPNLPLNVTGLGVGDPMGQHMPLIDFGQPSIISQYPTNSLYPNPQAPMWPWMQPAQVPQPAPVATPGCTLICISSQTPDSLPPGAGPIPNGGIVIAPAAPPAPPAALAFPDPFAPPPAPPAPPAPAAPAPAAPAPAAPATRAPTNGAPAPKPAGPAQPVPPAPGEPVLAPVS
- a CDS encoding DUF1003 domain-containing protein, with amino-acid sequence MSTSQTPRRLYTPRTSRRYTPRLDPETVGQFTESIARFFGTGRYLLLQTIVVIVWIAINMIAIRWQWDPYPFILLNLAFSTQAAYAAPLILLAQNRQENRDRVALEEDRRRAAQTKADTEYLARELAALRLSIGEVPTRDYLRHELESLRTLLADLQSTKDRAERRGKKTT